Within Atribacteraceae bacterium, the genomic segment CGGACCGCCGCCTCCAACTTACAAAATCCGGCGACAATCTGATTGTCGGTAAGCTGGTCACCGAAAGAGCCTGGTGTCGAATCCTGGTAAATAACCGAATAACCAGTTTCCCTCGTTTCAAAAGCGATCGTCCAGTCCCACTGTCCGCTACCCGGGATACCGATGGTTTCCCCGGATAACACCAAGCGTTCCGCAAAAATAGCTAGGTTCCTCCTTCCAAAACTTGTCTGGCCGCTACGTTCGAAGTATCACAGGCTTCTGGCGAGCACCTCATAATCGAGAGCAAGATTCCCGGCAACTGAAAGAACGGTAGAAACTCTCGCTCCAGCGGGCACCTACACGAAGGAAAACAAGGAGTCAAGCCCCGGCGCAAATCATACTCGTCCCTCTGTCGGGGGAGGATTCGGCGTAACTGAACAGCCCAAGCCCCAGTGAACAGCAATCAGGTTTTCTGTAACTGATCTCCTGTTAATCCTGCACCCAACCCAATTCTTCCATCACTAATCAACTCATCCAACCACTCAGGACCATATTCCCCTTCTTCATGATATTAATTAAGCCAAAGAAGATTTTACATGTACGCAAGCAAAAAAACAATTCCCCTTTTGGCGATTCCCCCATTTTACGATTCCCTAAATATTGAATAAAATAGTCATTTTAGCTTTAAAAACTATGAATAATCTTGACAATTTCCAGAATGTCTTTTAGGTTAAAATGATATTGAATAATTTGGTATTATATTTACTCAAAGATGCCCGGTAAAGGGATCCGTATAAGTTATTTATTGTATTTGTTAATTACGAGGCACCGATGATCCAATACAACAGTTAACTCTTAGCGTATTGCGATTAGTGTGAATACATAACTCCTCCTTCAGAAAAGGGGTAGGAGAATTAGTTTTTCAAAGAGAGGGAATAGTCCCCCCCCCGGTCATCGGTCCGACATGTCCGGTACCTCGGTCGGGTAAACCAGTTGCGCCCGGTCGTTGAAAAAGGCCGAAGCACCGAAATGGACAAAGAGGATCACGGTGAACGCCACTCCACCAAGAATGCCGAGCATGATCGCGATCTGGTACTCGATAGCGGTTATCGGCGAAACCCCGGATAAGATCTGACCGGTCATCATTCCCGGCAGAAAAACAATCCCCATACCGGTCATGGAATTAATGGTGGGGAGGAAAGCAGCGTCAAAGGCGGCGTCAACGATCCGGCGCACTGCCTCCCGGGGAGTAGCCCCCAGCATGAGCGCCGCTTCCACCAGATCCTGCCGGGTGATTATCCCATCAACCAGCCGGTTGACTCCCAATGAGATCCCGGTCATCGAGTTTCCGATGATCATCCCGGCTATGGGAATGAAATAGCGGGGCTCGTACCAAGGCCTGAGCCCGACTACGAAGAGCAGAAAAAAGAACAAGCTTACCAGGGTTCCGGACGTCATGGAAAAAGCGATGATCCTCTTCAGCCGATAACTGAGTGGCACCTTGACCCGCCGAATGATATTTTGTACGGCGAACCCTTCCATGACCAGGACCGCTGCGACGGTCAAAAGGGGATGAGGGTTTTCGAACAACACCGCCAGGAGGTGCCCGGCGATCATCAGTTGGAGGGTCATCCGGATAGAGCTGACGAGGATTTCTCTCTCCCGGTTGATCCGCCGGGCCCGGACGTATAACAAAAGAACGAGTACAAACACGTAAGCCAGCGCCAGAGGCAGCAGGCCGATTTCGATAACCCCATTCATACCCGATGTTCCAATGACCGTAGTAGATTCCCGTTGTTCATCTCGACTAGGTTGTCCGCGTAACGTTCGGCGATAGACCGAGAATGGGTGACCATGACCAGGGTCCTTCCGGATTCCCGGACCTGGTGCACCAGGGTCCCCACCACCAGGTCCGCCGTCTCCTCATCGAGATTGGCGGAGGGCTCGTCGAGGAGTAAGACCTCCGGGCTCATCAGCACCACCCGGGCCAGAGCAAGGCGCTGTTTCTCCCCGCCGGACAGGTGTTCCGTGGGACCGTCGAGGGCTTTGTACAGGCGGAATTGTTCGAGCGCTTGTTTTAAACTCTCGTCCGCAAGTGGTGGTTGGCCCGAAAATCGGCGGCCGATCAGGAGATTCTCCCGAACCGTCCCGGGAAAAACAGGAGGTGCTTGCGGAAGCATAACGACCTGGCGCCGCAGAGTGACCGGATCGAGGGTGCACAGATCCTCTCCACGGTATCTGACCGTTCCCCGATCAGGACTGGTGAGAAGGTTGAGGTGTCGAAGCAGGGTAGTTTTCCCGCTGCCGCTTTCCCCAACTATCGCGGTGATTTCGCCGGCGGGGATACGCAGGTGCTCCACCCGGAGGATATTTTTGAACCAGACATTCTCGAGAACGAACATCCCTTATAGAACTCCCAACATCTCCTCGGGAGTGGCTAAAATCCTGATGCCCATCTCCTCGAGAACTATGTCCCGGACCCGTACAAAATCCGAATCGAAACTGGCGAGATACTGGCAACCTAAGTGGTGAGCCAGCAACAGGTGCAGGGTGTCAGCCAGGTTGAGTTGGAGGTAGCTGAAGAGCGAAGGCAGCCCCCAGGACCTTTTCACCGTGAGGCGGAACTGGACGATATCGGCCTGCAACAGGCCGATGAGTCCGTGGTTGTTGGCATAGGCGAAATCCAGCCAGGTTTCGTCGATAAACACTGCCGTACCGGTGTTTTGGGCTCTCCTTTTGTCCGGGGCGTCATGCATTTCTATCTTGTGGCGTTCCAGCACTCTTTTCAGACAATTCCCGATATCTTTTTTCCCTTTGTTTTGTAAAGACAACACCGATGGGGCGTC encodes:
- a CDS encoding ABC transporter ATP-binding protein, which encodes MFVLENVWFKNILRVEHLRIPAGEITAIVGESGSGKTTLLRHLNLLTSPDRGTVRYRGEDLCTLDPVTLRRQVVMLPQAPPVFPGTVRENLLIGRRFSGQPPLADESLKQALEQFRLYKALDGPTEHLSGGEKQRLALARVVLMSPEVLLLDEPSANLDEETADLVVGTLVHQVRESGRTLVMVTHSRSIAERYADNLVEMNNGNLLRSLEHRV
- the fetB gene encoding iron export ABC transporter permease subunit FetB; translation: MNGVIEIGLLPLALAYVFVLVLLLYVRARRINREREILVSSIRMTLQLMIAGHLLAVLFENPHPLLTVAAVLVMEGFAVQNIIRRVKVPLSYRLKRIIAFSMTSGTLVSLFFFLLFVVGLRPWYEPRYFIPIAGMIIGNSMTGISLGVNRLVDGIITRQDLVEAALMLGATPREAVRRIVDAAFDAAFLPTINSMTGMGIVFLPGMMTGQILSGVSPITAIEYQIAIMLGILGGVAFTVILFVHFGASAFFNDRAQLVYPTEVPDMSDR